One stretch of Brachyhypopomus gauderio isolate BG-103 chromosome 8, BGAUD_0.2, whole genome shotgun sequence DNA includes these proteins:
- the nol11 gene encoding nucleolar protein 11-like, with amino-acid sequence MAALYEGYTLCGLVPTQEPPESGIQGVELNGDDDQVLVTDSTRSVTVYKVSDKKPLGSWTVKQGQFISCPVIYNSQTKEYVAVTNHKVIRVWKDEDINLDQAFKATVSAEIYRVHSVSECEPVVLFRRGGVRHLDSLLAAPQQPVEEVLREDEVIRWSTVVRTENQLVVLFSAEQGGEHCLYVQRFSPNTLVKHRVEVESPLSAPLSYAATIRQGNIHLLYWYPNGTVYESTITARPPTPAVAEETRALPRSLLLRLPVGRGELLSASALPLDEAHVAVVGVPHPSAGTGKDYLCLWNTHFQTLQASRELAGKIYGQVWCYSGKLFVTHGKTLSVVPFACHRSSLAAAMGKLKGTVADESKGRSLVPSWNALLHGDARQTTAGGRGTSSRTTTKPSLNTQCPTMEQLTRTIQVGSVEEVQREVETFLCRVEHTELQLAAGRLASQVVARCLSQPIFYPRVTLLQLADTRYLCHSVCPGLLPLALEKKDFRLCQVCLQLFRDIPESITCACLKVILSFPDSELERVDLEQDSLCFMKALSQAPGASHHTADQHNGFCPAALGEDGGDAAPHTPNHVTTPPENLHGLKTDCPVGLHKAVLLNEVLQTAHSDGLLLPYLKDLSVPQVILFLKYLQFLYFKYSQDVHSQIQALRMPTLTQIMDWVCLLLDAQFTVLVLTPEAKRLLAGLHKFTKSQVKLFSELGKIEGSLEVLKNSKQSSSIGQYSIEVVELF; translated from the exons ATGGCCGCGTTGTACGAGGGGTACACGCTGTGCGGTCTCGTACCAACGCAGGAGCCCCCGGAATCGGGAATTCAGGGGGTCGAATTGAATGGAGACGACGATCAAGTTCTCGTAACCGACTCTACAAGATCTGTCACTGTTTATAAG GTTTCCGATAAGAAGCCTCTGGGTAGCTGGACGGTGAAACAGGGCCAGTTTATATCCTGCCCAGTGATCTACAATTCACAAACAAAGGAGTACGTGGCAGTTACAAACCACAAG GTTATCAGAGTTTGGAAAGATGAAGATATCAATCTTGACCAAGCCTTCAAAGCAACG GTGTCTGCCGAGATCTACAGAGTGCACTCGGTGTCAGAGTGTGAACCGGTGGTGCTGTTCCGGCGTGGGGGGGTCCGGCACCTGGACTCACTCCTCGCCGCTCCACAACAACCAGTAGAGGAGGTCCTGAGGGAGGACGAGGTGATCAG GTGGAGTACGGTGGTGCGGACGGAGAATCAGCTGGTTGTCCTGTTTAGCGCAGAACAG gggggAGAACACTGCCTGTATGTTCAGAGGTTCAGTCCCAACACTCTGGTGAAGCAccgggtggaggtggagtctccTCTCTCCGCTCCACTCAGCTACGCTGCCACCATCAGACAGGGAAACATCCACCTGCTCTACTGGT ACCCTAACGGCACCGTGTATGAGAGCACAATCACCGCGCGACCCCCGACCCCTGCGGTCGCCGAGGAGACGCGAGCCCTCCCGCGCAGCCTGCTCCTGCGTCTCCCCGTCGGCCGGGGCGAGCTGCTCTCCGCCTCCGCCCTGCCGCTGGACGAGGCCCACGTGGCCGTGGTGGGGGTCCCGCATCCTTCCGCCGGGACCGGCAAAG ATTACCTGTGTCTCTGGAACACTCACTTCCAGACCCTGCAGGCAAGCAGGGAGCTAGCTGGCAAGATATACGGCCAG GTGTGGTGTTACTCTGGGAAGCTGTTTGTGACTCATGGGAAAACGCTGTCCGTCGTCCCCTTCGCGTGTCACAGGTCGTCTCTGGCCGCCGCCATGGGGAAGCTGAAGGGAACGGTCGCCGACG AGAGCAAGGGGCGGAGTCTGGTGCCGTCGTGGAACGCGCTGCTTCACGGAGACGCGAGGCAGACGACGGCGGGAGGAAGAGGAACGAGTTCACGCACGACTACG AAGCCGAGCTTAAATACCCAGTGCCCCACAATGGAGCAGTTGACCAGGACCATCCAG GTGGGCTCTGTGGAGGAGGTGCAGCGGGAGGTGGAGACATTCCTGTGCAGGGTGGAGCACACAGAGCTGCAGCTGGCAGCAGGCAGACTGGCATCTCAAGTGGTGGCACGGTGCCTGAGCCAGCCCATCTTCTACCCGAGGGTCACCCTGCTCCAGCTGGCCGACACGCGCTACCTGTGTCACAG tgtgtgtcctGGCCTGCTGCCTCTGGCCTTGGAGAAGAAGGACTTCCGTCTCTGCCAGGTCTGCCTGCAGCTCTTCCGTGATATCCCAGAATCCATCACCTGCGCCTGTCTCAAAGTCATTCTCAG TTTTCCCGACAGCGAGCTGGAACGTGTGGATTTAGAACAGGACAGCCTGTGCTTCATGAAGGCCCTCTCTCAGGCCCCCGGGGCCTCCCACCACACCGCCGACCAGCACAACGGCTTCTGCCCCGCCGCTCTGGGGGAGGACGGAGGAGacgctgctccacacacaccaaaccacGTCACCACGCCCCCTGAAAACCTGCACGGTCTGAAAACCGACTGCCCTGTTGGACTCCACAAAGCAGTTCTATT AAATGAGGTTCTGCAGACAGCGCACAGTGACGGGCTCCTCCTCCCCTATCTGAAGGACCTCAGTGTCCCTCAGGTCATA CTCTTCCTGAAGTACCTGCAGTTCCTGTACTTCAAGTATTCACAAGATGTCCACTCTCAAATACAGGCCCTCCGAATGCCGACcctgactcag ATCATGGATTGGGTTTGCTTGTTACTGGATGCTCAATTCACAGTCCTGGTATTAACTCCTGAGGCAAAACGTTTGCTGGCTGGCCTTCACAAGTTTACGAAGTCACAG GTGAAGTTGTTTTCTGAACTGGGGAAGATTGAAGGGAGTCTAGAAGTTCTGAAGAACTCCAAGCAGTCCAGCAGTATTGGCCAGTATTCCATAGAAGTTGTGGAGCTCTTTTAG